Proteins from a single region of Nakamurella flava:
- a CDS encoding ABC transporter ATP-binding protein, which yields MPGAQGTVGSQQPVGVTGLQGARVVHRDGTVALDGVTLLAEPGEVLVVVGASGSGKSTVLRAIAGLVRLKSGSVLIDGSPTSASPQLRNVAMVFEDTQLMPFLTVARNMGFGLHTRHTPEDEAARRVTEQASRLRVRRLLHRLPNQISAGQRGQVGIGRALVMSPRAFLLDEPLAHVDAHERIRMRRVISETVRGAGVTTLWVTHDQDEALAVADRVALLREGAVVQIDAPRRMYDRPADLLVADFLGALPAGRLRATLVESGGQGGYRVGSRVLPTWRPLPPELTPWVGRDVVLGLRPEAVQVRSDDPDPHLARLDGLARWVERRGSDTYVTAVYGDGNRLVARDSGRSGARPGDLVPLLVDASRAMVCEPQSPHRVLFAPA from the coding sequence ATGCCCGGTGCTCAGGGGACGGTCGGCTCACAGCAGCCGGTCGGCGTCACCGGGCTGCAGGGCGCCCGGGTGGTCCACCGGGACGGCACCGTCGCCCTGGACGGGGTGACCCTGCTGGCCGAGCCGGGCGAGGTGCTCGTCGTCGTCGGGGCGTCCGGTAGCGGTAAATCGACGGTGCTGCGGGCGATCGCCGGGCTGGTCCGGCTGAAGTCCGGGTCGGTGCTGATCGACGGCTCGCCGACGTCCGCGAGCCCGCAGCTGCGGAATGTCGCCATGGTGTTCGAGGACACCCAGCTGATGCCCTTCCTCACGGTGGCCCGGAACATGGGCTTCGGCCTGCACACCCGGCACACCCCGGAGGACGAGGCCGCCCGCCGGGTCACCGAGCAGGCCTCTCGGCTGCGGGTGCGCCGGCTCCTGCACCGGCTGCCCAACCAGATCTCCGCCGGTCAGCGCGGCCAGGTCGGCATCGGCCGGGCCCTGGTCATGTCGCCCCGGGCCTTCCTGCTGGACGAGCCGCTGGCCCATGTCGACGCCCACGAGCGGATCCGGATGCGCCGGGTGATCTCCGAGACGGTCCGCGGTGCCGGCGTGACCACTCTGTGGGTGACCCATGACCAGGACGAGGCGCTGGCCGTCGCCGACCGGGTGGCCCTGCTGCGGGAGGGGGCCGTCGTGCAGATCGACGCGCCGCGACGGATGTACGACCGTCCGGCCGACCTGCTGGTCGCCGACTTCCTGGGGGCGCTGCCCGCCGGTCGACTGCGGGCCACCCTGGTCGAGTCGGGCGGGCAGGGCGGGTACCGCGTCGGGTCCCGGGTGCTGCCGACCTGGCGGCCGCTGCCGCCGGAGCTGACGCCGTGGGTCGGACGGGACGTCGTCCTGGGTCTGCGCCCGGAGGCGGTGCAGGTGCGCTCGGACGATCCGGATCCGCACCTGGCTCGGCTGGACGGGTTGGCGCGCTGGGTGGAACGCCGGGGCAGCGACACCTACGTCACCGCGGTCTACGGCGACGGCAACCGGCTGGTCGCCCGGGACAGCGGACGCTCGGGGGCCCGGCCGGGGGATCTGGTCCCGCTGCTCGTCGATGCGTCCAGGGCGATGGTGTGTGAGCCGCAGTCGCCGCACCGGGTGCTGTTCGCGCCGGCGTAA
- a CDS encoding LacI family DNA-binding transcriptional regulator, with the protein MSERVTIRTVAARAGVSKSLVSLVLQGSPHVSPAKRGAVEQAMAELDYRPNLLARSLSGSRTGLVGVLLDDLRNPWFVDCLEALRDALHEQGRHTLLAAAGGGQGIDSAAVPSFRELRVDGLVVVGTVPGAQDLLRAARLPTVVAGNRDVDLPGVDVIANDDLTGAQLAVQHLVDLGHRRIAHLAGRFGVAADLRAQGYRAAMADHGWGDLVRVETADASESSAYSAAVRLLDADPDRRPTAIVAANDLSAIAAQSAALDRGLRVPDDVSIVGYDDTWLASLRAVALTSVDNANAEVGRRAAAAFDARIADPDRPATLELLTPTLRVRGSTGIPPA; encoded by the coding sequence ATGTCCGAGCGCGTCACCATCCGGACGGTCGCCGCCCGCGCCGGGGTCTCCAAGTCGCTGGTGTCGCTGGTGCTGCAGGGTTCGCCGCACGTCAGCCCGGCCAAGCGGGGCGCCGTCGAGCAGGCCATGGCCGAGCTGGACTACCGCCCCAACCTCCTCGCCCGCTCGCTGTCCGGCTCCCGTACCGGCCTGGTCGGGGTGCTGCTCGACGACCTGCGCAACCCGTGGTTCGTCGACTGCCTGGAGGCGCTGCGCGATGCCCTGCACGAACAGGGTCGGCACACCCTGCTGGCCGCCGCCGGCGGCGGGCAGGGCATCGACAGCGCCGCAGTGCCCAGTTTCCGTGAGCTGCGGGTCGACGGGCTGGTGGTCGTCGGGACCGTGCCCGGGGCGCAGGACCTGTTGCGCGCTGCCCGGCTGCCCACCGTCGTCGCCGGCAACCGGGATGTCGACCTGCCCGGCGTCGACGTCATCGCCAACGACGACCTGACCGGGGCGCAGCTGGCCGTCCAGCACCTGGTCGACCTCGGTCACCGGCGCATCGCCCACCTCGCCGGCCGCTTCGGGGTCGCGGCCGACCTGCGGGCCCAGGGCTACCGGGCCGCGATGGCCGACCACGGCTGGGGCGACCTGGTCCGGGTGGAGACCGCCGATGCCTCCGAGAGCAGCGCGTACTCCGCCGCCGTGCGGCTGCTGGACGCCGACCCGGATCGTCGGCCGACCGCGATCGTCGCGGCGAACGACCTGTCCGCGATCGCCGCGCAGTCAGCGGCGCTGGACCGCGGGCTGCGGGTGCCGGACGACGTGTCGATCGTCGGGTACGACGACACCTGGCTGGCCTCGCTGCGGGCCGTCGCGCTCACCTCGGTGGACAACGCCAACGCCGAGGTCGGCCGCCGGGCGGCGGCCGCGTTCGACGCGCGGATCGCCGATCCGGACCGGCCGGCGACGCTCGAACTGCTCACCCCGACCCTGCGGGTCCGCGGCAGCACTGGCATCCCGCCCGCCTGA
- a CDS encoding Gfo/Idh/MocA family protein, which yields MPPARRPLGIAVAGFGWMGRVHTQAYLRLLHHYPSLTLAPQLITVADEVPGRAEEACAQYGFVTPARDWREILDDPRIDAVSVAAPNFLHAEIGSAVARAGKHLWIEKPVGLTTADATAVADAVAAAGVQSAVGFNYRNAPAVEAARDLIAAGDIGTVTHGRFRFFSDYAGHPDGALTWRYEQARGGNGVLGDLASHAVDLAAFVLGDGIDALVADTATFIPQRPKPSGATVGHGLATGGELGPVENVDYVSALVRFASGARIVTEASRVAVGEQNAYGFEVHGTRGMVAWDFRGLGELSLSVGESYQDQPLQTVFVGPKAGDYAAFQPGSASAMSYDDLKVIEAYRFVKSIETGTSVGTSLVDAVRSASVLDAMTESVATGAWVRPVTA from the coding sequence ATGCCCCCCGCCCGCCGTCCCCTGGGCATCGCCGTCGCCGGTTTCGGCTGGATGGGTCGGGTCCACACCCAGGCCTACCTGCGGCTGCTGCACCACTACCCGTCGCTCACCCTGGCCCCGCAGCTGATCACCGTGGCCGACGAGGTCCCCGGCCGGGCCGAGGAGGCCTGCGCGCAGTACGGGTTCGTCACCCCGGCCCGCGACTGGCGGGAGATTCTGGACGATCCGCGCATCGACGCGGTCAGCGTGGCCGCCCCCAACTTCCTGCACGCCGAGATCGGCAGCGCGGTCGCCCGGGCCGGCAAGCACCTGTGGATCGAGAAGCCGGTCGGCCTGACCACCGCCGACGCCACCGCCGTCGCCGACGCGGTGGCCGCGGCCGGAGTGCAGAGCGCCGTCGGCTTCAACTACCGCAACGCCCCCGCCGTCGAGGCGGCTCGTGACCTCATCGCCGCCGGGGACATCGGCACCGTCACCCACGGCCGGTTCCGCTTCTTCAGCGACTACGCCGGGCATCCGGACGGTGCGCTGACCTGGCGCTACGAGCAGGCCCGCGGCGGCAACGGCGTGCTGGGCGACCTGGCCTCGCACGCGGTCGACCTGGCCGCGTTCGTCCTGGGCGACGGCATCGACGCGCTGGTCGCCGACACCGCCACGTTCATCCCGCAGCGGCCCAAGCCGTCCGGCGCGACCGTCGGCCACGGCCTGGCCACCGGCGGCGAGCTCGGCCCGGTGGAGAACGTCGACTACGTCTCCGCGCTGGTCCGCTTCGCCTCCGGCGCACGGATCGTCACCGAGGCCAGCCGCGTCGCGGTGGGCGAGCAGAACGCCTACGGCTTCGAGGTCCACGGCACCCGCGGCATGGTCGCGTGGGACTTCCGGGGACTGGGCGAGCTGTCCCTGTCGGTCGGCGAGAGCTACCAGGACCAGCCGCTGCAGACCGTCTTCGTCGGCCCGAAGGCCGGTGACTATGCCGCGTTCCAGCCCGGGTCGGCGTCGGCGATGAGCTACGACGACCTCAAGGTCATCGAGGCGTACCGCTTCGTGAAGTCCATCGAGACCGGCACGTCGGTGGGCACCAGCCTGGTCGACGCGGTGCGCAGCGCCTCGGTGCTGGACGCGATGACCGAGTCCGTCGCGACCGGTGCCTGGGTGCGGCCGGTGACCGCATGA
- a CDS encoding Gfo/Idh/MocA family protein, with the protein MTGFPTALPTSRVPDPRAAPSVRWGVIGTGWIAERFVGALLRNTGQQVVAIGSRDVARSREFAGRFGVSGAYGSYEELVAAPDVDVVYVATPHNAHRPCARLVLEAGKHVLVEKPIGLNAAEAQELADLADERGLFCMEALWSLFLPKFDVIRQLMADGVLGTIGTVLADMGEWFPGSHRILRADLAGGPLLDLGTYPVMFANWILGSDLSVTAIGQPHPAGVNGQVGALLADAAGHQAVVHSTLGGLTPTTATVAGTSASLFLDGPFYQPGTFTLVAADGSARLRYEEEAVAHEALHFQAAEVARCISEGRTQSAIRPLADSIATLRVIDEIRRQLGIVFAEER; encoded by the coding sequence GTGACCGGGTTCCCCACGGCGCTGCCGACCTCGCGGGTGCCCGACCCGCGGGCCGCGCCGTCCGTGCGCTGGGGCGTCATCGGCACCGGCTGGATCGCCGAACGGTTCGTCGGTGCGCTGCTGCGGAACACCGGCCAGCAGGTGGTGGCCATCGGGTCCCGAGACGTCGCCCGTTCCCGGGAGTTCGCCGGCCGCTTCGGCGTGTCCGGGGCCTACGGCTCCTACGAGGAACTGGTGGCGGCGCCGGACGTGGACGTCGTCTACGTGGCCACTCCGCACAACGCCCACCGTCCCTGCGCCCGGCTGGTGCTGGAGGCCGGCAAGCACGTGCTGGTCGAGAAGCCGATCGGGCTGAACGCGGCCGAGGCGCAGGAGCTGGCCGATCTGGCCGACGAGCGTGGCCTGTTCTGCATGGAGGCGCTCTGGAGCCTCTTCCTGCCGAAGTTCGACGTCATCCGGCAGCTGATGGCCGACGGCGTCCTCGGCACCATCGGGACGGTGCTGGCCGACATGGGGGAGTGGTTCCCCGGCTCGCATCGCATCCTGCGGGCGGACCTGGCCGGCGGTCCGCTGCTCGACCTCGGCACCTACCCGGTGATGTTCGCGAACTGGATCCTGGGGTCCGACCTGAGCGTCACGGCGATCGGGCAGCCGCACCCGGCCGGGGTCAACGGGCAGGTCGGCGCGCTGCTGGCCGATGCGGCCGGCCACCAGGCCGTCGTACACTCCACTCTCGGCGGGCTGACCCCGACCACGGCGACGGTGGCCGGTACGTCGGCGTCGTTGTTCCTGGACGGGCCGTTCTACCAGCCGGGCACGTTCACCCTGGTCGCCGCGGACGGCTCGGCCCGCCTGCGGTACGAGGAGGAGGCGGTCGCCCACGAGGCGCTGCACTTTCAGGCGGCCGAGGTCGCGCGGTGTATCAGCGAGGGGCGGACGCAGTCGGCGATCCGGCCGCTGGCGGACTCGATCGCCACCCTGCGGGTGATCGACGAGATCCGCCGGCAGCTGGGGATCGTGTTCGCCGAGGAGCGCTGA
- a CDS encoding CYTH and CHAD domain-containing protein, giving the protein MTATNLEVEQKFDVDADTAWPDLADVPGVARVDAPDVTELVAVYYDTADLRLARVGVTLRRRTGGDDAGWHLKVPAGAGAPNARTEYTEPMVAGRAADPAGGPLTEPPTALLALVPHRLRGAAVAPIATLTTTRTRYRLLDADGALIAEAVDDVVDSVATVRPDGATGEARIARWREWEIELADGADERGDELLAAVADRLLAAGARSSKSGNKLEQALGGGVRRRRPSPVPAADGRAGDVLHAHLIEQIDALLARDPEARRDEPDGVHKMRVATRRLRSALATYRPLLDREVTDPIRDELKWIAGELGGPRDAEVLRERLIGALSQEPDDLVFGPIAARITETLQSDHRSAHDELLVALDSDRYWALLDALDELAQQPPFTELAGQPADEVITARVRKAFRRVRALVDAGEPEGAEHRDEWFHEIRKAAKRLRYAAESAAPAFGEKATALATAAEDLQEVLGEHQDSVVARQVLRDMAARFFLDGENTFSIGRLHAREQYLARDMEERFPQVWSAVSHKKLRRWLKG; this is encoded by the coding sequence ATGACCGCAACGAACCTCGAGGTCGAGCAGAAGTTCGACGTCGATGCCGATACCGCCTGGCCCGACCTGGCCGATGTCCCGGGTGTCGCCCGGGTCGACGCCCCTGACGTCACCGAACTGGTGGCCGTCTACTACGACACCGCCGACCTGCGGCTGGCCCGCGTGGGGGTCACCCTGCGCCGCCGGACCGGCGGCGACGATGCCGGCTGGCATCTGAAGGTCCCCGCCGGTGCCGGCGCGCCGAACGCGCGGACCGAGTACACCGAGCCGATGGTCGCCGGTCGGGCCGCCGACCCGGCCGGGGGTCCGTTGACCGAACCTCCGACCGCTCTGCTGGCGCTCGTCCCGCACCGGCTGCGCGGCGCAGCGGTGGCTCCGATCGCCACCCTGACCACCACCCGCACCCGATACCGCCTGCTCGACGCCGATGGCGCACTGATCGCCGAGGCGGTCGACGACGTCGTCGACTCGGTGGCCACCGTGCGTCCCGACGGTGCGACCGGCGAGGCGCGGATCGCCCGGTGGCGCGAGTGGGAGATCGAACTGGCCGACGGGGCCGACGAGCGCGGCGACGAACTCCTCGCCGCCGTGGCCGACCGGCTGCTCGCCGCCGGGGCACGCTCCTCGAAGTCCGGCAACAAGCTCGAGCAGGCCCTCGGTGGTGGAGTGCGGCGGCGCCGGCCGAGCCCCGTTCCCGCGGCCGACGGCCGGGCGGGGGACGTGCTGCATGCGCACCTCATCGAGCAGATCGACGCCCTGCTGGCCCGCGACCCCGAAGCCCGCCGCGACGAGCCCGACGGCGTCCACAAGATGCGGGTCGCCACCCGCCGGCTGCGCAGCGCGCTCGCCACCTACCGGCCGCTGCTGGATCGGGAGGTCACCGACCCGATCCGCGACGAGCTGAAGTGGATCGCCGGGGAGCTGGGTGGGCCGCGGGATGCCGAGGTGCTGCGCGAACGACTGATCGGGGCGCTGTCGCAGGAGCCCGACGACCTGGTATTCGGGCCCATCGCCGCCCGCATCACCGAGACCCTGCAGTCCGACCACCGGTCAGCGCACGACGAGCTGCTGGTCGCCCTGGACTCCGACCGGTACTGGGCGCTGCTGGACGCCCTGGACGAGCTGGCCCAGCAGCCGCCGTTCACGGAGCTGGCCGGCCAGCCGGCCGACGAGGTCATCACCGCCCGGGTCCGCAAGGCCTTCCGCCGGGTGCGGGCCCTGGTCGACGCGGGTGAGCCCGAGGGCGCCGAACACCGCGACGAGTGGTTCCACGAGATCCGCAAGGCGGCCAAGCGGCTGCGCTACGCGGCCGAATCGGCCGCCCCGGCCTTCGGCGAGAAGGCGACCGCGCTGGCCACCGCCGCGGAGGATTTGCAGGAGGTGCTCGGCGAGCACCAGGACAGTGTGGTCGCCCGCCAGGTGCTGCGGGACATGGCCGCGCGGTTCTTCCTGGACGGCGAGAACACCTTCTCCATCGGCCGGTTGCACGCCCGCGAGCAGTACCTGGCACGGGACATGGAGGAGCGGTTCCCGCAGGTCTGGTCCGCGGTGTCGCACAAGAAACTGCGTCGCTGGCTGAAGGGCTGA
- a CDS encoding DUF2752 domain-containing protein, whose translation MAGGMLGAAVAGALDPATVANGPVVCPFRLLTGLPCPGCGLTRSWVFAVHGDLDASLAAHPFGPPLLGLTLVLAGVLLARRVAGRAGPNLDRLVRHPLTVVVLVGWLGWAVWRLVAAL comes from the coding sequence GTGGCCGGTGGGATGCTGGGCGCGGCGGTCGCCGGCGCGCTCGACCCGGCAACCGTCGCGAACGGACCGGTCGTGTGCCCGTTCCGGTTGCTCACCGGACTCCCCTGCCCCGGCTGCGGCCTGACCCGCTCCTGGGTGTTCGCGGTGCACGGCGATCTCGACGCCTCATTGGCCGCGCACCCGTTCGGACCGCCGCTGCTCGGCCTGACGCTCGTGCTCGCCGGGGTGCTGCTGGCGCGACGGGTCGCGGGCCGGGCGGGTCCGAACCTGGACCGTCTCGTCCGCCACCCGCTCACCGTCGTGGTGCTGGTCGGCTGGCTCGGGTGGGCGGTGTGGCGGCTCGTCGCAGCGCTCTGA
- a CDS encoding Gfo/Idh/MocA family oxidoreductase, whose protein sequence is MTAAVAPVRVGVIGTGIMGADHARNLHRFVSGAVIAAVTDWDADRAAAVAAEIPGCRVLTDGFAIIADADVDAVLIASADHTHAELVLAAIAAGKPVLCEKPLAPTVAECITVVQAEQDALRDGRIERPVVTLGFMRRFDPGYVQLRDTLRSGAIGTPLLVHHVSRGVSSGPGATSESSVTGSSVHEFDIVPWLLGSPIVEVSWHSGRPTAVSDFQDPQLLHLRTADGVLTVQETFLNARYGYVIGAEVVGETGTAVLPQPAAVVTGGNLSVGHGLAADWRPRFADAYRLELQEWVDAIIAGRESTLATARDGLVAAVVSDAVIASMHAGGAATAVALPDVAS, encoded by the coding sequence ATGACCGCCGCCGTCGCGCCGGTGCGGGTGGGGGTGATCGGCACCGGCATCATGGGCGCCGACCACGCCCGCAACCTGCATCGCTTCGTCTCCGGCGCTGTGATCGCCGCCGTCACCGACTGGGACGCCGACCGGGCCGCCGCGGTGGCCGCCGAGATCCCGGGCTGTCGGGTGCTGACCGACGGGTTCGCAATCATCGCCGACGCCGACGTCGACGCCGTCCTCATCGCCTCGGCCGACCACACCCACGCCGAGCTGGTGTTGGCGGCGATCGCCGCCGGCAAGCCGGTGCTCTGCGAGAAGCCGCTGGCCCCGACGGTGGCCGAGTGCATCACCGTGGTGCAGGCCGAGCAGGACGCCCTCCGCGACGGCCGGATCGAACGGCCGGTCGTCACCCTCGGCTTCATGCGCCGCTTCGACCCGGGCTACGTCCAGCTGCGGGACACCCTGCGGTCCGGCGCGATCGGCACTCCGCTGCTGGTCCACCACGTCAGCCGGGGCGTCTCGTCCGGACCGGGTGCGACCAGCGAGTCCAGCGTCACCGGGTCGTCGGTGCACGAGTTCGACATCGTCCCGTGGCTGCTGGGCTCGCCGATCGTCGAGGTCAGCTGGCACTCAGGTCGGCCGACTGCTGTGTCTGATTTCCAAGACCCGCAGCTGCTGCACCTGCGCACCGCCGACGGGGTGCTGACCGTTCAGGAGACCTTCCTCAACGCCCGGTACGGCTACGTTATCGGCGCCGAGGTGGTCGGTGAGACCGGCACCGCGGTGCTGCCGCAGCCGGCCGCGGTGGTGACCGGCGGCAACCTGTCGGTCGGGCACGGACTGGCCGCCGACTGGCGGCCCCGGTTCGCCGACGCCTACCGCCTGGAGCTGCAGGAGTGGGTGGACGCCATCATCGCCGGCCGCGAGTCGACGCTGGCCACGGCCCGGGACGGGCTCGTCGCCGCGGTCGTCTCGGACGCGGTCATCGCCTCCATGCACGCGGGCGGCGCGGCCACCGCGGTCGCGCTGCCGGACGTCGCGTCGTGA
- a CDS encoding MFS transporter gives MTGSTRPVAPVAPVLFLLFVTGWAANHFAALLPVLQREEGLSPGLLAGVYGLYAVGLLPGLLLGGGLSDRIGRKVLAVPGAAVALLGTVSLLVWHDPAGLIVGRLLVGLGAGATFSAGTAWATDRRGTTGATWAGVALTAGFAGGPVVSGVLAQVSAHPLPVTFGLSALLSAVAVVGAARLRPVGTGRTATPPTVAPGASAPRRVRSTSAALGWALPIAPWVFAGATVGVVTLPSRLDESLRGPLLTGISAGVVLGTGIVVQVLARRVGAGPGAGVLGAAAAAAGLVLAGVGGAAPALALVLAAAVLLGIGYGLCLRAGLLDLATWAPPDSRGSLTGLFYLCTYIGFGVPVLLEAVRPTLGPELPLLVLGGLSVLAAFQRGLRLARSRG, from the coding sequence TTGACCGGCTCCACGCGCCCGGTCGCCCCGGTGGCCCCGGTCCTGTTCCTGCTGTTCGTCACCGGCTGGGCGGCGAATCATTTCGCCGCGCTGCTGCCGGTGCTGCAGCGAGAGGAGGGCCTGTCGCCCGGTCTGCTGGCCGGCGTCTACGGGCTGTACGCGGTGGGCCTGCTGCCCGGTCTGCTGCTGGGCGGTGGGCTGTCCGATCGCATCGGCCGCAAGGTGCTGGCCGTCCCGGGTGCCGCCGTGGCCCTGCTCGGCACCGTCAGCCTGCTGGTCTGGCACGACCCGGCCGGACTCATCGTCGGCCGACTCCTGGTCGGGCTGGGGGCCGGGGCGACCTTCAGCGCCGGAACGGCCTGGGCCACCGACCGCCGCGGAACGACCGGCGCGACGTGGGCGGGGGTGGCGCTGACGGCCGGGTTCGCCGGCGGACCGGTCGTCTCCGGGGTGCTGGCCCAGGTGAGCGCGCACCCGCTGCCGGTCACCTTCGGGCTCAGTGCGCTGCTCTCGGCGGTCGCCGTGGTGGGGGCGGCGCGGCTGAGGCCGGTCGGCACCGGCCGGACGGCCACCCCGCCGACGGTGGCGCCCGGAGCGTCGGCGCCGCGGCGGGTCCGATCGACGAGCGCTGCATTGGGGTGGGCCCTGCCCATCGCGCCGTGGGTGTTCGCCGGCGCGACGGTCGGGGTGGTCACCCTGCCGTCGCGGCTGGACGAGTCGCTGCGCGGTCCGCTGCTCACCGGCATCTCGGCCGGGGTGGTCCTCGGCACCGGCATCGTCGTCCAGGTCCTGGCCCGCCGGGTCGGAGCCGGACCGGGCGCCGGGGTGCTGGGTGCCGCGGCGGCGGCCGCCGGGCTGGTGCTGGCCGGCGTCGGGGGAGCGGCGCCCGCCCTCGCGCTCGTGCTGGCCGCGGCGGTGCTGCTCGGCATCGGCTACGGCCTGTGCCTGCGGGCCGGACTGCTGGACCTGGCCACCTGGGCGCCCCCGGACAGCCGGGGGTCGCTGACCGGCCTGTTCTACCTGTGCACCTACATCGGGTTCGGGGTGCCGGTGCTGCTGGAGGCGGTGCGGCCGACCCTGGGCCCGGAACTGCCCCTGCTGGTCCTCGGCGGCCTGTCGGTCCTGGCCGCGTTCCAGCGCGGGCTGCGATTGGCCCGATCCCGGGGCTGA